In Canis lupus baileyi chromosome 19, mCanLup2.hap1, whole genome shotgun sequence, the sequence gggggtggaggttGGGCAGTCAGGGGGGTGCTCAATCAAGATTAGggctgccagataaaatacagggtAGGGAATAGGAcacacttataaaaataaaaattattcgtTGTTTATCTGAAAGTCAAGTTTAACGGGGCGACCTGTAGTTTTCTAAATCTGGAAACCCTAGGCCCAGATCTTCTGGCCAAGCAAACCTGGGGTTCGCTGGGAGGCAGAGCAGGAGGGGCTCTATAGGTGTCAGTCcgctcccctcccatcccccaccccgtTCCCCACGTGCTCCCTTCCTAGGCTTTTCTTTGTGCCCCACTCGTTGTCCACGTCCCTTAACTGCTCgtttcccccctcctccctcttcctttgttgTCCCCCTCCTTCCACACACTCCCTCATTACCCCATCCCCCGACTCCTCCTCTTGCACCccactccccatctcccccagCCCTTCGCGTTTCCCCCGCCCCTTCTCCGGCGCCCACCCCTCCTCCTCGTCCCTCCAccgtcctctccctcctccacagcCCCTCTCTCCGAGATAACCTCCTCCCCAGATGcccaccctctcctctcctcGCTAAACCGTCTGCCCCGCCCACCGCCGGTACTCCGGGCGCACGAGGGGGAACCCCGGCCACCCGCGCCGAGTTCCACGCAGGCGCAGAGCCGCCCGGCTTCCCTGAGGCCGCCGCCCCCCTCGCTGCGGCCCGCGCGCCCCGTTGCCAAGGCGACGGCGAGGGCCGGAGCGGGAACCTCCGGAAGACcccgctctccctccctcccacgcCACCTCCTCAGCAAACCCCACTCTGGTTTGAGCCGGtttccccaccccgcccccagtgCGCACTGCGGCGTGTGAGGATTCCCTTGCCCACTGGGCGGGGGTCGGGAAGGGATCGACGCATGCGCGCCAGGCGAGGCTTTCCCTCCCCGCCTGGCGCTCGACGGGAAAGCCCTAGCGCGTGAAGCGAGCACCCCCGCGCAGGCGCAGTGTGAGCCCGGCGTCCCCACGGCCCCGCCCGGTCGTCCCGGCAACGCGCGCGGGGCGGGCTGGGAGAGCACGGAACTCCCGTCTCACGCCCCCTCCCGCGCACTGCAGCGGAGCCGGGGATTCCCTGCTGCCCGCGCGCAAGCGCGGGGCTGGGAttccgcgggggcggggccggagagAGAAGGGGCTTTTCCGTGAAAGGGAACAAAGGCTGTTGCCGAAGTCCAGTCCTTTTGTCAGAGGACCGAAGGCGGTCCTCTCAGCTCCCGTCCTGAGTTTTATCTCCTTGCTGGTCCCCCAGCGTCCCTCTCCAGAAGAGCTTGCCACACGCCGCTCCGATGCCTTTCCTACCTTGCTCACACACCCGCCGTGGCTCCCATCGCCCTGCGGTGAATCCCCGTTCCTCAGCCAGGCGTCTGGGGCCCTGCACGCCCCGCTGGCACCTTCCTTCTGGTTAATCAGCGTTGGTCGCCAGCCCTCCCTAATTCCTGGCCACAAAGGCCTCAACGTGGTCATGCAGGAGGCTCCTTTGCCAAGCCTTTCTTCAGAATATGCCTTTCCCAGGCACCATCTCGTTGATTCTCGAGATAGCCTGGGGTTAGACACTGTTTTAGTCCCATTTTAtttaagaggaaactgaggcttagaccCATGAAGGCCCTGGCCTAAGACCCCAGGAGACTCTATTTGTGGGGAGACATCAGGATTCCTCCACCCACTATTTAGCTGACACCTTCAACCCTGATTCCAGATCCCACTGCTGCCCCTGCTGGCTCCCCTGCAGCCACAGGTACTTTCTCCGGCATGTGACACAGGCAGGtgacttagttttctcatctgtaaaggggATAAATGGCTCATGGGGCTGTCCCTAGGGTTCAGTGAAATATTACCATATGCTAGGCCAGGGCCCCGCATCCAAGGGATGGTTCTCACAGCTGGTCTAGGTGCCATTCAGTGGCCatcttctctctccctatccACTCCAGGTTTCTTGGTGGCCTTCTGCCTCACTTCCTAACCCCCACAGGGTTTTCTGGGGTACTTCCTGGTTTCCTCACATGCCTTCTGGCCATTGTCTTAGAGTTAGCACCAGGATCTCCACACTAAGCCAGTGCTCCATATATGTTGGTTAGTTTTATGCCAGCTACAATCGTTTCAGGCACCTTCCATTCTGCATTTTAGTTGTACCCAATTGTTAATGGTGCCCCTCCCTTGAACGGGAGAGTTGTGACCTCCTGGCCTTTGCACAGGTGGTTCCTTCAGCCTTTTCTGCCCGTCTTTGCCCCTATGCATCCTTCAAGTCCCTCCCTCCAAGAAACCGTCATGGCCGCCTCTGGTCCAGCCCTGGCACCACACAGTTGGGGGGAAATGGGTCTCAAAGGTCACAAGAGCAGGCTTGTGGCTGCCAGGATGTTAGTAGGAGCCACAGCAGTGACCTGGTAAATGTTTGGAACCTGCTGAACACATGTGGGCCCATCTGGCTGCAGCCCTCCCTTTCTGCCAACTCTCTTATGACCAACCAAGCTCTAGGAAGCGAGAACTAGGCACAGATCTCACCCAGCCCTTCCCAAACATGTGGCCTCTGATGGGACACTTATTCCTACCCAGAGCCACTGGAGTGCTCCAGCCTCCAGGCCCTTGCCTGCCTATGCAATGGAATCTGATTCATCTCCCACTCAGGCCCGCTCCAAAGAAATCCTCCACTGGGAAGCCTGCCCAGGACTTGACCCAGATGCCTCCCATGTTGGAATAACACCAGAACAGCCAGCATTTCCTGACCCCCAAGCACAGTATGTGACCTGGCTGCTGACTCTGAAGCAGAATCTCAGGATGCTAACTACATCGCCTCCAGCTTGTCCTGAAGTGCTCCATGACCCAGAGCCGGTGCCTCAACCTCTCTAAGCAGTCCCCTTGCAGCAGCCCAGCAAGGTTTCCAGGGGTGGTGGTACAAGTCCCTAAATGGCCCAGCCAGATGGGGATGCCTAAGAGCCAGACACAGGTCTCAGTTGGCTTTGCTGCAACACGAGGGTAGTTGGGGGCTCTGATCTTTTCTGGCTGTGACCCCTACATTCCCCTCATTCCACCACccacctgccacccacctccctaCCACCCCACCTGCTGCCCACAGAGACTTCAAGAGCACACCCTGCCTCACCAACTGCCTTTATTGGGCATCAGCCCACGGGCTCCACAGGCCCAGGAAGGGGGTAGTGGGTGTCACTCGAAGCAGGGACTCTCCAGCGGGAGGAATGGCCAATGATGCCACGTAGCCCCCAGGACACCTGCCTCAGCCCTGGACCTCTTACTGTAACCCATGTAGCTGACCCAGCGGGAGGGCGTGTAAGGTCAAGACTCTGACCGCCTGTGGGGCGGCTCCCCCAGTTCTGGGCTCACTTGGGGGCATTGAAGGGCACGGCCCGCTGGTTCATGGGGTTGTCTGGCGACCGCAGCCACTCCTTCTTGAGCAACTGCTTCAGCTGCGACAGCCGCATGTTGGGGTTTTCTTGCTTGAGCCGTGGCAGCTGTGCCTCCTCAAAGGCGGTGAAGGCCGCCCGCATGCGGCGCTCTGGGTGCCGGTCTGCAGCCTCTTCTGCCACACTGGGAGGGGTACAGCGGCGTTAAAGAGCGGGTCTAAGCTGTGACCCCGCCCCTGCGTGGGTCAGGTACCAGCCGCCAGACACGCAGCCCCGCCCCCTTGCTCAAGCCCCGCCCGTTACCTGAGCACCGCGATGGCATCCTCAATGGTGCGGGCCTCCACGCTGCCCTCCTCCAGCACTCGGCGGTTCACATTCTCCTCCAGCGGCACCTCCAAGTGGCTCTTGGCTTTCTCGGCTGGGGCGGGAGGCAGTCAGGtgacagagacatacacagagacagagaggcagggatgcACAGTTCCAGAAAGACGAGAGAGACCCAGTgcgggaagagagggaaagaacagGAGAAAGGCAGGCAAAGAATGATGGGGGAGCCCTCTGCCCAGGCCACACTGCTCTCTTGACTTCCCTGCAACTGGGCACATAGGAGGCACCCCACTCATGGCTGCTGTCTCCTTAGCCTTAGCACCCCATTAATGCCCTGGGGACCCCATGGGCACAAGCTGAGGTTGGATGCAGAGCAAGTAAATCCTCACGTGTGTGTGCCCATGCTCTCTGTGCCCAAAGCCAGGCCTGCCAGGCCAATGCCCACCCAAGGTTCACCATGCAGCCCAGGCAGCTTCTCTGGGGCTGAGAAGGGGCTCTAGACTCAGCCAGGGTCAGTCCCACAGCTTGTCCTTTACTGGATAAAACGGCAGCTCCAGAGTGGGCCGCAGCCCCACCTGGTTCTGGGGCCTCTTTGTGCTGGTGGTCTCGGCGGAGTGTCTCCTCAATCTGGGCCCGGGTGACCTTGCTGGGTGCAGCCACGCGGGGGGCCTTGCCACCCTTGAGCTTGGagtcctcctcctccagcaggcGCTGTGTCTCCTTCTTGCGCTCCAACTGCTCCAGGCgccgcttctccttctcctcctggggGAAAGGGGTGATCAGGAGTGGACCCCACCACTGGCATGGGGTCTGGGTTTTCGTCTCAGCCAAGGTGGACTGAGGCCCTGCTGAGCACTAGATCCTGTGCTGGGCACAGGAGACACAGCTGCAGTACAATGGGACTACCTGAGGCTCCCAGCCTACACCACTATGGGAACAACAGGGAACCCTGCCCACTgcaggtggctgggtggctcctGAAGGAAAAGTGACACCTGGGCTGGAGGAGGAGCCAGCCAGGAGGAGAGCTGGAGGACAGGAAAGTCCTTAGAGGAGGGAATGcaggtacaaaggccctgaggcaggaacctCCCAGCAGGACAGAGGAGCAGCACAGAGGCTGATGTGGCTAGAACAGGGAGGGAAAATGTagaagaggtggggagggcagagggtgctGCTACCAGGATCCTCAAGGGCACGGGGAGGGGTTTGTACTGGATTTCAAAGGCAACAGGAGCCAGAGAGGGTCTGAACACATCtgctggctggggcaggggcagtgtCCCCAGCCAAGTGTCACAAGGGACTGGTCCCACCTTTGCTCCCCAGGGAGACCCTGATGCCATCTGGCCATTGCCCCTCCACCAATCCAGGGGGCAGAGCCACATTCAAGACCATTTGTAATGCAGGGTAGTCATGGGCCTGGAATattctgcctccctcccacccccatcccaatagggccctgcagcccaggcacccccactctCCTGCCCTCAGCCTGCAACTCTGCCGTCTGACTCCCTTGGCTTGGGATGGTCCCCACTCCTTCAGTGCTCTGTGTGACACTCCTACCGTGGGACTAAGAGTCCCAGAAGACCCTCAGTGTGCCTGAGGATACCCACTGGGCCTCTGACCTTCATCCGGTCTGTCCAgcaggagggtgagggagaggttAAAGGTTAAGGACTCCCTGGGCACACAGGAGGTGCCCCTGTGTTTTCAGGCACCTCAGGCAGGGCCATtgtgctctgagcctcagtttactcatcaaTCAGAGGTAATGTCCTTCCCCCAAGGTCCCTTCACCCCTGCGTGGTGCTCATACAACCTATGCTCATTCTCCCCTGACAGGGCCCTGCCttggcctttgcactggctgctcTCTCCTCCTGGTGCACCAAACGCAGCCTCCTCCCTTGGCTAACTCTGGCTCCCCCTGAGCTCCTGGCTCCCTATCAGGCCTCTCTACCCCATGCCATGGCTTTTTCCTGTGTTCCACAAATTCATTtctggtggtgcctgggtggcttcgttggttgagcgtctgggtgatggtcctgggatggagccccatgttgggctccctgctcagcagggcatctgcttctccctttgccattCCTCTGGCTTGTggtctctggctctttctgtctgtcaggtaaataaaatcttaaaaaaaaaaaaaaaaatccccatttcTAGTCTTCTGACTATGTGATTTGTCCCGGAGGCAGACCTTGGCCTGGGTTTTGAACAGCTGCCTTCTGGCCCCAGGCCCAGTATacagtaggtgcttagtaaaagtatgctgaatgaatgcatgaattcCAAAAGGTTTTGAGgatccctgagtagctcagcggtttaacacctgcctttgacccagggggtgatcctggggtcccaggatcgagtcccacattgggctccctgcatggagcctgcttctccctccctctgcctgtgtctctctcatgaataaataaataaaatattttaaaaaaataaaaacgaaaacaaaactcataaaactcaataaCTCACGAAAGGCATGCAGCTTGTGGCCATTAGTCACTAGGGATGCAGGACTGAGGAGGGAGCATGAGCATTTATACTTTGACATTCAgcaaaattttttgaaaaagtcaCTTTGCAGTTTCTGAAAAAGAGCTATTAGCAGTTGGTAGTATCTGGTGATGGGTGAAGATAAGTCCACTTTGCAGAATATTCCAGAGCTGTAAGAAATGAGTCTCATAAATAATTGACATGGAACTCAGACAGTCAGGTGCTCTTTGCCCAGTTGCTTAATATGGAACAAGTGGAGATGAAATGCTGACTTCCATGTGGGATGATGAATTACAATCCCATCTGAGGCTGATGCCTGGTGACCAGGAGAAAAATGGCTGTGGGACCCTATTTAGCTGAGGACATGGGCTTTGGGTAGGACATTGGGTAAGAAAGGTCTCTGGTGTCACATTGGGGAAggaggtgttttattttttagtgttttggAGTAAGcataaatttgcttttttcttttccttttttaagattctatttttttccttgttagtttttctttttttttaaagtaggctccctgcccagcatggagctcaacatggagcttgaactcatgaccttgagatcaagacctgagctgagatcaagagttggaggcttgggacacctgggtggctcagtggttgagcatctgccttcatctcagggcatgatcccggggtcagggattgagtcccattgggctccctgggcagggaacttgcttctccctctgcccatgtctctgcctctctctgtgagtctctcatgagtaaataaataaaatgttaaaaaaaaaaaaaagagttggaggcctaaccaactgagccaccaggtggccctttaaatattttattttaaataatctctacaaccaaatatggggctcaaacttacaacctagagatcaagagttgcatgctccactgactgagccagctaggcacctggatttgctttttttaaatagaaacaatgtttttaaagtagttgtcttttaagaataaaaaggggggagctggggtggccagggtggctcagcagtttagcgccgcctttggcccaggccctgatcctggagacccgactgagtcccaagtcaggctccctacatggagcctgcttctccctgtgcctgtctctttgcctctctctctctcattaataaacaaacaaacaaacaaacaaacaaatctttaaaagcgGGGGGCAGGTCTTGcacagcaggaggaggggtggacAAACTGCAGAAAACCACCCCATGTTGGCAGCTCCATGCAAACCAGTCAAGACAGTGGACTGCCTTGGAGGGGAGTGGCAGCTAGGAACGTTCTAGAGAGCAGGGGGTGGCAAATGATGGCCCTCCACCTGTTGCAGTAAAGGTTTTAGCCCATTTGCGTGTGGTAGCTTTGTGCTAGAATGACAGGGTCAAGTGGTTTTGAGAGCTCATCTGGCCCCTGTACCCTATCTGATCTCTGTTCTTCCAGATGCACACTACACAGCTGAGCAAACAGACAGCTCCCTAAACTACACACCCAGGACACAGACACTTGCTCATTGGTTAATCCAACCTCGTAAGAACCCAGAAGGCAGACCCATGGCTTCAGCTAGCACTAGCCCTTCCTCACAACCCTGTGACTTGGGCTTCCTGCCTTATCCGtgcctcacttttctcatctgggGACCCCCCAAGGCCCAAGACGCCAGCCTGGGGAGGGttcctggggcctgggctgctgcCTCCCGGACTATTAAAACGTCTCcggcttttctctctgcctaatgGCTCTTTGGCAggcattgttttttcttttgggttttcaacTTTCCTGTGTTGTTAAAATACTGAcggttaaaaagaaaatctgaagacCTCCATGGACCCACTACAGCACAGGCCGTGGGAAGGGAACCAGTAACATTCAATGTCCAACTAAAAACAAGGCAGGATACAGGCTTGCATAGAAAGACGGtggaaaaaaactcacaaaagtgCCCAGGCTTGCCAGGAACGGGCAAGCAGGGATGGCATGTCACCACTGCTATTTTCTGCCACCCTCACCAGTCTAGGCAGGAGCTCTGACCAGCCCTGGTGGAGGAAGCGAGGAGCGACAGCTAAAATGGGTCTCTGGCGCCACCTGCTGGACCCAGCGAGTCAGCACCAGGCCTGATCCACGCCCAGACACTAAGCAGCCACTGTGTGTGATGCTGGGGCCCATCAGGGGACAGATGGCCATCCCTGCACTCTTCTGTGTTTTTACAcacacctggaggagcctgtgaGCTCTGGCGCCAGCAGGGTGGATACGGAGGCCCTATTACAGCAGTTCCCAGCCTTGGCACTGCTGATGCGTGAGGCTGGCTCATTCTTTACTACGGTGCTGTTCTATACCCTGAAGGGTGTATAGCAGCCTGCCTGGCCCCCACCCACCAGATGCTAGTAGCACCTTCCACCCACTGGCTGTGAcaacccaaaatgtctccagatgtgcCAAGTGTCCGCTGAGTGCAGAATCATGCCAGGGTGAGAAGTGCCAGTCTAGCCCAACACTCTTCGACATTACACGAAGAGAAGCCCATACAGGGTAGTGGCTGCCTCGCCATTCCTggccaccacagggcctttgcatgacccactgcctccacctcctccttgCCCTTGCTCCACGTCCAGTGCTTTCTCATCCTTTAAGCCAAAGCCCCAGAGGCCTCCTGCCATCTTCTACCATGCTTCCACGTGGCAGACTGCCCACCTTAGCCACAGATGCCAGAGCCTGGGAACCACCCACCTTGCGCTGTTCCTTCCTCATGACGTGTTTGTCCTCATCCTTCCAGTAGGCATCCTCCAGCTCCTTCTGCTTCCTGGCATCAGCTGCTGCCTTGGCCTCAGCCCTCCGCGCCCGGGCCGCTGCCGACTTGGTGTTCTCACCCTGGAACTTCTTGGGCATCCCTCAGCAGGCTGCGGGAGGAGGGCAGGACCAGTGAGTGGGGGGCATCCACCCTTGGTAGCCCCAGGCTCACACTTGTAGTCAGGCTCTCCCTTGGGGCCTCAATGACCTTGCCTGTAAAACGAGGGCTGCAGACTtagtgatcttttttaaaaaatttttattgaggtaaaattcacacaacaaaaaaagaaccattttaaagtacacaatttgGTGCCATTTAGAACATTCACGATGTCGTACAACCATCACCTTTACCTAGTTCCAGAATAATTCCATCCTCCCAAGAGGAAACCCCAAGCCTGAAGCAGTCAAGTAACCCCTTCTTCAGCCCCTGACAACTGCTAATCTGCTTCCTGTCTCCATGGATTTGTCTCTTCTAGATACTTCATATACATGGAATGATACACcctgtggccttttgtgtctggcttccctCACTGtgtgatgttttcaaggttcatctgtgttttTCAGTGTGGCagagcttcattcctttttagggctgagtaatattccattgcataaatTGATGTTTTGCTTATCCATCTGCCACTGATGGGACACCTGAGCTGTTTTGGGATTTTGGCTTTTAGGGTCAAGCTTCTGTGGCCTCTCTAACTCTGCCACTGATGAGGCCTCAGTCCCCAGAACTCTAGAGGCCAAGTGCTCCTCACCCTGGGTAAGCAGCAGCAGCTGCGAACTGCTCCCAGTGACCCAGCCCAGGTTCGCACAGCTGAAGATGTCTAACAACTGGGAAGCTGCTGTCCAGCAGGCCTCTGGTCTGTACGACTCCCACGCTGGGTGCTGGGGAAATGATGCACGCAGATGGCAGGCACCACCCTCCCTCCACTAACCCCTATATTCAATAGTATGCCTCCAAAGCTTTAACTGTGGGGACTGCCTTTGTTCCCATTCTGAGGTGGGGAAGTCAAGGTACCTGGCCAGGTTGCATAGCACTGAGCTGAGGGTCTCACCTCCAAAGCCTGCCTTCCAGATGCGGAAGGGAAGGCTGTGCAGCCCAGGCACATACCTTcagctctctgggtctcagttttcctcatctgggaaatgggcTGATGTCCCCCATTCCTGGGTTGTTTGCTTCCCCTAAACATATCCAGCACAGTCACCTTGGGGAAACAGACCTGGCATCCAAGAATGAGAGAATATGGGGGCCACTCTGATTCAGGACCAGGTCACCTCATTCTAGCctcctagctgtgtgatttgTGGGGCAGGGGGCTCCCACCAAGGATCCCACTGGAAACTCTAACATCAGCTCCCATCTGCAGCTGTGCGCACCAGGCTCTGTACTTTATACACAGCATCTGAGTGAATTCTCCCAACACTGGTATGTGGCAGcagagctgagacctgaagggtGGGTCAGTCAGAGGTAGCGCTGTGAGGATGAAGGGATGACTTCTGGGCAGACGGCACAGGATATGCAAAGACCCTGCAGTGGACCCTCAATCCCAACTCTGTGCTCCTAACCACTGCCCCACCACAGGGTCCCAGCTGGCCCCCTGGGGGAACATCAATGCACAGACCACTGGGGTTGCTCACTTAACATCAAGGGGTGGCCCCTTGGCCAGGTGCTCCAGGCTGAGACTGAGGAGAGAGCCCCATGGGGCAGAACAGGGCAAAGTGGGAGAGGTCAGTGGACCTAGAGGACTCAGGGTTGAACTCCAGCTCTGCAATCACAGCCAAAGTGCTCCCCCTGAGCTGAGATACAGGGTCGAATTCCCATTGCTCCCCGCATGGGATGCATGAGCTGCCACAGGGGAAATGCTAGCCTGATCCTGCACTTCTCCCAGCTGCTCCTTGGCCCCTAAATCAAGCATTTATTACTGAGCGTCTACAAGGTACTCAGCAGAACACCCCCACCACAGATTCCTAGGGAAGTGCCAAGAATTGAGAGTCACCGTCCAAGTTACAGATTAGGAACCCTCCCCCTACTCTCCTCCGCATGGTCCACTCACGGGAGGCAGCCACACCAGCCTCCCTACCATTTTTCAAACATTCCAAGCAGGTTCTTACTtcggggcctttgcacttgctgtgccCTCCACCTGGCCGCTCTTCATTCCTCTTTTTACCCAGTTAACTCAACTCCTATTTAAAGTTCAGGGCTGAATTCAGGTGTTTCtgcctccaagaagccttccctgagacACCCTCTCTCAGACCTCAAACTTCTTTGAGGCACCACTATTAGCTGTCCAATTATATGATTATTTGACAAACGTCCACCTTTCTTAGCAGGCTGGGAACTCTGGGAGGGCATGACTACCTTGGTCACTGCTGTGTCCCTAGTGCCCTGTACAGTcagggctcaataaatgttctGAGCACATGAATGAACAAGTGTCTATTTCCAGAGTTCCCTCAGTATTTACTTCACACTCTGGGGTGTGTCCAAGCTCAGCTTCTCACGATTcttcccactcacctccctctcCAGCCTCTAAGCCTTTGCTCTTGCTGTGCCCTCACCCAATACACCCTCTGACATTCCCTCCCCCCTGTGAAAATCCTGCCCGCTCACAGGCGCTCTgccccagcctcctctcctcccacatCCGGCTGCTCAAGACCCCCAACCTCATCCCAAAGCCTGACCAGGCTATTTTGATCCTCTCTTCAGGCCAGGACTACGTGTTTATCTTCCCTTAATGTtaatatgttgaagccctaatcctcaGTGTGACTGTCTTTGGAGACAGGACCGGTAAGGAGGTGacagattaaatgaaatcataagggtggggccctaatgTAATGAGGCTGGTGCCCCTGTAAGAGCAAAACACCCCAGCGCTTGCTCTCTCCGCCTTGTGAGGACGCAGTGAGAGGGTGGTTGTCTGCAAGTCAGAAGAGTGTCTGTACCAGGAACCAAACTGGTGGGCACTTTGATCTTAAACTTTAGGCCTAGCCTCCGGAACCGTGAGCAAATAAACGTCTgttgtcaaataaataagcaaataaatgtctgttgttgaagccacccagtctgtggtattttttatGGTGGCCCCAGCCAATACAGACAGCTCTTCTGTGTGGCAAATACTTACTCACACACTTCTGTCATTCAGTAAACATGAACTGAGCACCTAGTAGGAGTGGGGCGCTGGGGAAAGAGGCAGCACCCATTTACTAGCCAGCTAGGCTAGCTGAGAGATAGACAGTAAAGGGGACAACTTGCCATGAGAACTGTGATGGGACTTGCGGGGCGCTGGGCAAGCCTCGAGGGGGTTTCTGACCCAGCCTGGGGGCTAGGGGGCGTTAAAGGGCTTCCCGAGAAGATACCGAAGAAAAGGCCTAAAGGAGCGAGGAGCTCCAAGCCCCCAGGAGCGGTGGGCGAGGCACGCTGGGAAGCGTCGATCTGTATTCCGCGGCGACGAGGAGATGCCGCCGAGCGCGTTAGAACCGGAAAGAGCAGATCTGCGAGTAAGAGCCCTGGGGTTGCTGAGGTGAACTGGAGGGGTGAGATAAGCAGGGCGCTCCGGCAGGGAAGCTGGGGGTGGCTCTGGATGGGCAAGGGGGTACACTTAGGAgggaatcaagccccacgtggttGACTGGGTGTAAAAGAAGGTGAAGCTCAACACCGTCTGTTCCAAGAAGCCCTCCAGCTACCCCTCCTGAGCTCCCCCTGCCCGTcgtccctctccccagccctgacCCTACTGCAAGAGGCTGGGGGGCATCCGACCCAGCTGGGCCACCCCCAATCCTGGAAGGTGCTCAGAGTCAGGACCGGAGCTAGCTGGCCTCGTACAGGACGCAATTCCTCCGGGTCTCAGTCGCCCGCTCCGGGAAATGGGCACAGACCCCGCGAGAGCCCTCTTGACTGGGCGCCAAAGGTGCCCCTGTCTCTGAGCACCCCGCCTCCAGCCCTCGGGTCGGGGGGCTGCTCCCAGACCCAGCCGCCCCGCCGGGCCCAcccgcaccccgccccccacaccccgGCTCCGCCCGCGCGGCGGCCGCTCCTACCTCCTTCCCCCAGCGCCGGCCCGGTCGCGAGTCCGTGATGTCACCGCCGGGCTTGCGCGCCGACCTCCCGGAGGCGCGCGCTGATTACGCCTCGGCGCCGTCGCCATCTTGGTAAGGGAAATGCCACCCTCGCCTCCCTGAACCCGAGTCCAGGTCATCGGCCGTTTCTTTGCCTCTTCGAGCGGAGGCTATGTTACATAAGGCTCCACCTCCTTCTCTCACTTCAGATACTGGCAAACTAGGAGAGGAGGGTAA encodes:
- the CCDC124 gene encoding coiled-coil domain-containing protein 124, which gives rise to MPKKFQGENTKSAAARARRAEAKAAADARKQKELEDAYWKDEDKHVMRKEQRKEEKEKRRLEQLERKKETQRLLEEEDSKLKGGKAPRVAAPSKVTRAQIEETLRRDHQHKEAPEPAEKAKSHLEVPLEENVNRRVLEEGSVEARTIEDAIAVLSVAEEAADRHPERRMRAAFTAFEEAQLPRLKQENPNMRLSQLKQLLKKEWLRSPDNPMNQRAVPFNAPK